The Sandaracinus amylolyticus genomic interval GCGCGGGCGGCCGACGGATCGAGCGACCTCGCTCGTCGCGGTGGCGATCGTCACGTCGCTCGCGTGACGATCGCCGGCGAGCCGGTAGGCTGCGTCGACGTCGATGGACACACCGCGCGCTCACTCGACCACGGCTCCGCTCGCGGCGCGCGAGGTCGGTCGCCTCCGCGGCGCGAACGCGGGCCCCACGTTGATCTGTGTCGGCGGCATCCACGGCAACGAGCCCGCAGGCACGATCGCGAGCCGCCGCGTCCTCGATCGCCTCGAGGGCTCCTCGCACGCGATCCGCGGCGAGCTCGTCGCGTTCGCGGGCAACCTCGCGTCGCTGCGTCTGCGCCGTCGCTTCCAGGCGAAGGACCTCAATCGCCTGTGGACGCCGGCGCGGGTTCGCGAGCTGCGCGCGCGCCCCGATCGCAGCGCCGACGACCCCGAGGACCTCGAGCAGCACGAGCTCCTCGAGGTGATCGAGGCCGCGATCCTCCGTGCGCGCGGCCCCGTCTACTTCATGGATCTGCACACGACGAGCGCCGCGGGGATCCCGTTCGTGCTCTTCGGCGACACGCTCCCGCAGCGCGCGTTCGCGCGCGCCTTCCCGCTGCCGATCGTCCTCGGGCTCGAGGAGCAGGTCGACGGCGTGATGAGCGAGTACTTCACGCACCACGGCTGCATCACGCTGACGATCGAGGGCGGACAGCACGACGATCCGGCCTCGATCGACAACCTCGAAGCGGCGATCTGGGTCGCGCTCGAGACGTCGCGGATGATCGCGTCGGACGGCTTCGCGCGCGAGCGCGAGCGCAGCCACGCGCTGCTCCACTCGCGCCGCGGGCACCTGCCGCGCGTGCTCGAGGTGATCGAGCGCCACGCGATCACACCCGCCGACGAGTTCGTGATGACGCCGGGCTTCGCGAACCTCGAGCGCGTGCGGCGCGGTCAGCTCCTCGCGCGCGATCGACGCGGAGAGATCCGCGCGCGCTCGGACGGGATGGTGATCCTCCCGCTCTACCAAGGGCTCGGCGACGACGGGTTCTTCTGGGGCCGCGAGGTGAGCGAGGCGCGCCTCGTCGCGAGCGAGCTGCTGCGCCGCGCGCGGCTCGATCGCGCGCTGCCGCTGCTGCCCGGCGTGCGACGCGATCCCACGCATCGCGACCGGCTGATCGTCGAC includes:
- a CDS encoding succinylglutamate desuccinylase/aspartoacylase family protein; protein product: MDTPRAHSTTAPLAAREVGRLRGANAGPTLICVGGIHGNEPAGTIASRRVLDRLEGSSHAIRGELVAFAGNLASLRLRRRFQAKDLNRLWTPARVRELRARPDRSADDPEDLEQHELLEVIEAAILRARGPVYFMDLHTTSAAGIPFVLFGDTLPQRAFARAFPLPIVLGLEEQVDGVMSEYFTHHGCITLTIEGGQHDDPASIDNLEAAIWVALETSRMIASDGFARERERSHALLHSRRGHLPRVLEVIERHAITPADEFVMTPGFANLERVRRGQLLARDRRGEIRARSDGMVILPLYQGLGDDGFFWGREVSEARLVASELLRRARLDRALPLLPGVRRDPTHRDRLIVDTRIARAYPLDVFHAFGYRRIRQCGAELTVGRQPG